A genomic segment from Leptospira congkakensis encodes:
- a CDS encoding SDR family oxidoreductase encodes MKPKTLIIGSSGKTGSRILSKLKTAGYPVRLGSRKETPAFDWEKPEDWETVIQGVDQVYISFQPDLAVPSSLSAIQTLVGICKSNQVKRLVLLSGRGEPEAETCEQIVQNSGLAWTVLRSSWFLQNFSEGMFLDQIKEGRVLLPKLTVKEPFVDLDDLADLAFESLVTDKHRNKVYELTGPELLSFQDVILKIAETTNQSIAIEELPLDDYIATLKGFGLPKDALWLIDYLFRTVLDGRNESVVKDLELALGRKPKDFGTYVKETAKSGIWKITQPTI; translated from the coding sequence ATGAAACCAAAAACATTAATCATTGGATCCAGCGGAAAAACAGGATCAAGAATTCTATCCAAACTAAAAACAGCAGGTTATCCTGTTCGATTGGGATCAAGAAAAGAAACACCCGCCTTTGACTGGGAAAAACCGGAGGATTGGGAAACCGTGATTCAAGGAGTCGATCAAGTTTATATCAGCTTCCAACCGGATTTGGCAGTTCCTTCTTCCCTCAGTGCGATCCAAACATTGGTGGGAATTTGTAAATCAAACCAAGTAAAACGATTGGTTTTGTTATCGGGTAGGGGAGAGCCGGAAGCAGAGACTTGCGAACAAATTGTACAAAACTCAGGGTTGGCTTGGACTGTCCTTCGTTCTAGTTGGTTTTTACAAAATTTCAGCGAAGGAATGTTCCTAGACCAAATCAAAGAAGGACGAGTTTTGTTACCTAAGTTAACCGTTAAGGAACCATTTGTGGATTTGGATGACCTTGCCGATCTCGCTTTCGAATCACTTGTGACAGACAAACATCGTAACAAGGTGTATGAATTGACAGGTCCTGAACTTTTGAGTTTTCAGGATGTAATTTTAAAGATAGCGGAAACAACAAACCAATCCATTGCAATCGAAGAACTTCCATTAGATGATTATATTGCAACCTTAAAGGGGTTTGGTCTTCCTAAAGATGCACTATGGCTAATTGATTATTTGTTTCGCACCGTCCTTGATGGAAGAAACGAATCGGTAGTGAAGGATTTGGAATTGGCACTTGGAAGAAAGCCAAAAGACTTTGGTACCTATGTGAAAGAAACAGCCAAATCAGGAATTTGGAAAATTACCCAACCTACCATCTGA
- a CDS encoding helix-turn-helix domain-containing protein — MKVWKPDLSLETKSLIQSVFVFESDTEEKQMLPFYADGFPGLVFFHSENPVTVYVGSESKVMDPVFVYGQTIEPIRIQMEGPFFFVMIQLFPAVVEESLGIPVVELTNSCFTIPQSDWISEPNFKLSREKFSSSLAIDALMTFIMKKGSKFRPDPILHLCIEEILEEKGNCEIGKLSKKLGLSERTLQRRFQNYVGLTPKQFSSIIRFQSSLNELNGEAKSKLTDIAYVSGYADQSHFIRQFKSFTKQKPFRFREKI, encoded by the coding sequence ATGAAAGTTTGGAAACCTGATTTAAGTTTAGAAACAAAATCACTCATACAATCTGTATTTGTTTTTGAATCCGATACGGAAGAAAAACAAATGCTCCCCTTTTATGCAGATGGATTTCCTGGATTAGTATTCTTCCATTCAGAAAATCCAGTTACCGTTTATGTAGGATCTGAATCCAAAGTAATGGATCCAGTTTTTGTTTATGGACAAACCATCGAACCCATTCGAATCCAAATGGAAGGTCCATTTTTCTTTGTGATGATACAACTTTTTCCAGCTGTGGTGGAAGAATCATTAGGAATTCCTGTAGTGGAACTGACCAATTCTTGTTTCACAATCCCGCAGTCTGATTGGATTAGTGAACCTAACTTTAAGTTATCGAGAGAGAAGTTTTCTTCTTCTCTAGCAATAGATGCCTTAATGACTTTTATTATGAAAAAAGGGAGTAAGTTTCGTCCAGATCCAATCTTACATCTTTGTATCGAAGAAATTTTAGAAGAAAAAGGAAATTGTGAAATTGGAAAGTTATCCAAAAAGTTGGGACTTTCTGAAAGAACCTTACAAAGAAGATTTCAAAACTATGTAGGCCTCACTCCCAAACAATTCTCAAGTATCATTCGTTTCCAATCCAGTTTAAATGAATTAAATGGTGAGGCGAAATCTAAGTTAACGGACATAGCATACGTTAGTGGATATGCTGACCAGTCTCATTTCATTCGCCAATTCAAATCTTTTACCAAACAAAAACCTTTCCGTTTTCGAGAAAAAATTTAA
- a CDS encoding LLM class flavin-dependent oxidoreductase, with amino-acid sequence MAQLSILDLVFINEGNTPKDALANSVRVAQAAESLGYHRIWVAEHHNFPSIASAATSVVIGHLAGHTKSIRIGAGGIMLPNHSPLVIAEQFGTLESLYPGRIDLGLGRAPGTDQLTLRALRRDAMSSQTFPEDVKELLSYFEDDGNQLQVRAIPGTGTHVPVWILGSSLFGAQLAAMFGLPYAFASHFAPDALMEAITIYRKQFRPSQYLDKPYVMVGVNVIAAETDKEASFLFTSSQQSFTRILRNRRGTFPPPIEDIESYWSPEEKQIASRMLSYSVVGSPETVKAGITKVLEETKADELMTVTSVYDTDAKIKSLELLAKLELEVLQ; translated from the coding sequence ATGGCACAACTCTCAATTCTCGATTTAGTATTCATCAACGAAGGAAATACACCCAAAGACGCCTTGGCAAATTCGGTACGTGTGGCACAGGCCGCAGAAAGTTTGGGTTACCACCGTATTTGGGTAGCAGAACATCATAACTTTCCTTCTATTGCTAGTGCCGCTACCTCAGTAGTCATTGGTCATTTAGCTGGTCACACAAAATCCATACGAATCGGTGCCGGCGGGATCATGTTGCCGAATCACTCCCCACTTGTCATTGCGGAACAATTCGGAACTTTAGAAAGTTTATATCCAGGCAGGATTGATTTAGGATTGGGACGTGCCCCTGGGACGGACCAACTCACCTTACGTGCGTTAAGAAGAGATGCCATGAGTTCACAAACATTTCCAGAAGATGTTAAGGAACTACTTTCCTATTTCGAAGATGATGGTAACCAATTACAAGTTCGTGCCATTCCAGGAACAGGAACACATGTACCGGTTTGGATTTTAGGATCTAGTTTGTTTGGAGCACAACTTGCGGCAATGTTTGGTCTTCCCTATGCCTTTGCTTCTCATTTTGCACCCGATGCCCTAATGGAAGCCATCACAATCTACAGAAAACAATTTAGACCTTCCCAGTATTTGGACAAACCATATGTAATGGTGGGAGTGAATGTGATCGCAGCGGAAACAGACAAGGAAGCAAGTTTTTTATTCACAAGTTCACAACAGTCCTTTACTCGTATTCTCAGAAATAGGCGAGGGACTTTTCCACCGCCAATTGAAGACATAGAATCTTATTGGAGTCCTGAAGAAAAACAAATCGCCTCACGAATGTTATCCTATTCGGTTGTGGGCTCTCCTGAAACGGTAAAAGCAGGAATCACTAAAGTTTTAGAGGAAACAAAGGCAGATGAACTGATGACAGTGACTTCGGTTTATGACACCGATGCTAAAATCAAATCTTTAGAACTACTCGCAAAATTGGAACTTGAGGTTCTTCAATGA